Proteins from a genomic interval of Euleptes europaea isolate rEulEur1 chromosome 18, rEulEur1.hap1, whole genome shotgun sequence:
- the LOC130490004 gene encoding LOW QUALITY PROTEIN: sulfotransferase 1 family member D1-like (The sequence of the model RefSeq protein was modified relative to this genomic sequence to represent the inferred CDS: substituted 1 base at 1 genomic stop codon), giving the protein MERPPLVPIKGIPMIKYFAEVWSEVEPFEPHPDDLLISTYPKSGTTWISEVIDMILKEGDTEKCKQNPIYARVPFLEFKVPGVPSGIELLRKSSPPRMIKTHLPVQLLPEAFWTKDCKMIYVARNAKDVAVSYYYFYQMAKVHPEPGTWNEFLEKFMAGNVSFGSWYDHVKGWWDKREEYRMLYLFYEDLKEKPGFNPHRYFPFXDPQREIRKVMEFLERSPDAQLVEKIAHHTSFKEMKQNEMANYKTIPTSVMDHSVSPFMRKGITGDWKNLFTVAQNERFDAHYKKEMEGTTLHFRTEI; this is encoded by the exons ATGGAGCGGCCCCCTTTGGTTCCCATTAAAGGCATTCCCATGATCAAGTACTTCGCTGAGGTCTGGAGTGAGGTGGAACCCTTCGAACCGCATCCAGATGATTTGCTCATCTCCACGTATCCCAAGTCTG GAACCACCTGGATCAGCGAGGTTATAGACATGATCCTTAAGGAGGGTGACACAGAGAAATGCAAACAAAATCCCATCTACGCCCGAGTTCCTTTCTTGGAGTTTAAAGTCCCTGGAGTCCCCTCAG GTATTGAGCTACTGAGAAAATCATCCCCCCCACGTATGATTAAAACCCACCTTCCTGTCCAATTGCTCCCTGAAGCGTTCTGGACCAAGGATTGCAAG ATGATCTATGTGGCCAGAAACGCCAAAGATGTGGCCGTCTCATATTATTACTTCTACCAAATGGCAAAAGTGCACCCCGAACCTGGAACCTGGAATGAATTCCTGGAGAAGTTTATGGCTGGAAATG TTTCTTTTGGATCCTGGTACGATCACGTCAAAGGCTGGTGGGACAAGAGGGAGGAATACAGGATGCTCTACCTCTTCTATGAAGATCTGAAAGAG AAGCCGGGTTTTAATCCCCACCGTTACTTCCCCTTCTAGGATCCACAGAGGGAGATCCGGAAGGTCATGGAGTTCCTGGAGAGGTCCCCTGACGCCCAGCTGGTGGAGAAGATTGCCCACCACACCTCCTTCAAAGAGATGAAGCAGAATGAGATGGCCAATTATAAGACCATTCCCACCTCAGTCATGGACCATAGTGTCTCCCCTTTCATGAGGAAGG GAATCACTGGCGACTGGAAGAACCTTTTCACAGTGGCTCAAAATGAGAGGTTCGATGCACATTACAAGAAGGAAATGGAAGGAACGACCCTCCACTTCCGGACAGAGATCTGA